The genomic interval TATTGCTTTAGCTTCTGGTATGGCTGCTATAAGTTATACTTTACTCAATGTGGCAGAAGGTGGAGGACGTATCTTGACCTCTCCATACCTCTATGGGGGAAGTACAGACAGCTTTAAAAAGGTTTATCCTAAATTTGGCATTCACTTCGACTATGCAAAGAACCTCGAAAATCCTGAAAAACTTGCTGAAGAAATTAAACCGGATACCAAGGCGATTTATGTTGAAAGCATCAGTAACCCCAGTGGGGTGCTTTTAGATATTGATGCTATTGCAGAAGTTGCTCACGCTCATGGTATACCGCTCATTGTAGATAACACCGTGGCAACGCCATATTTATATAATCCTATTGCCCATGGAGCAGATATTGTGGTTTATTCTGCAACTAAGGGACTTACAGGCCATGGAAATGTCATTGCGGGATTGGTTCTGGAAAGTGGGAAATTTAACTGGCAGAGCGATAAATTCCCTCATTTCTCAGAAAAACTCTATACTTTGCGTGATATTCATGAGAATAACCGCAGTTACCTGGAAATATTCCCAGAGTTTCCGTTTACAGCCCGTATTCGTTTTAACTATCTTAACTATTTTGGGGCTGCTTTATCCCCATTCGATGCGTACCTTGTATTGATTGGCCTTGAAACGCTTTCTGAACGTGTAGCAAAACAAGTGAAGAATGCAGAGATTCTGGCAGAGTATTTAAAGAATCACAAGTATGTGGAATGGGTTCGCTATCCAGGTCTTAAGGAAAGTCCTTATTATGAACTTGCAAAACGGGATTTTCCAAAAGGAGCAGGGGGACTCTTAGCTTTCGGCTTTAAGGGGACAACAGCCCAAAGAGAGGCATTTCTTGATGCGGTAGAGCTATTCAAATATCATGTCAACATTGGAGATGCCCGAAGTTTGATTGTTAATTCACCTCAGACCACCCATAGTGAATTAGAACCGGATGAGAAAAAGATTGCAGACATTCCTGAAAACCTTATTCGTATTTCAGCAGGGTTAGAAGATCCGGAAGATTTAATAGCAGATCTTGAGCAAGCTTTTGAAAAAGCTTATGTCTGATACTTTAAAGGAGTAAAAGGAGGGTAAAATACGATGAGGAAAATGAAAAAACTAACCAAAATCCTGGTATCCATTTCTGTTTTGACGTTGATGTTTTCAGGCTGTGGAAAACAAGCTGCCACTGAAACTCAAACTCAGACCAATAACAATGTAGCTGAATCGAGTACAGAGTACAAATATGGGAAAATTGATATTCCGGGTAAAGATGGATCCCTTTGCGGTGCACCTATATATATTGCTTATGAAAAAGGCTTTTTTAAGGAGCAAGGGTTTGATGTCAACTTAATCTCTGCAGATTTTGAAACCCGCAAAATTGGATTAAATAATGGAACCATTCCTATTGTTAATGGAGATTTTCAATTCTTTCCTTCTATTGAGAATGGTGTGAAGGTAAAAGTGGTGGATGGTTTGCATTATGGCTGTATTAAACTGATTGTTCCAAAAGATTCATCGATTCAAACTGTTCAGGACCTTAAAGGCAAAAAGATTAGTGTGGATGAGATCGGTGGAACTCCCCATCAGGTGGCATCGGTATGGCTGGAGAAGAATGGGATATCTGCTAAACAAGAGGATGGGGAAGTTACCTTTCTTCCTTTCTCTGATGGTAATCTTGCGATTGAAGCTTTAAATAAAGGAGATGTGGATGTAGCGGCTTTATGGGATCCCTTTGGCTCTGTTCAGGAGAAAACAGGTAACTACCGTGTGATTCTGGATATTTCTAAAGATGATCCTTTTGCTGGAAAGTATTGCTGTTTCCTATATGCTTCCGAGAAGTTGTTAAATGAAAGTCCTGAAAAAGTTGCTGCACTGCTGCGTGCCTACAGAGCAGCCCAAAACTGGATTGCAGAAAATCCGGAAGAAGCAGTTGACATTATTATCAACGGCAAATATGCCCAGATCGAAGACAGAGACCTGGCGATTCAACTGATTAAAAGCTATAAGTATCCAACTGCCAGCGACAGAGAGAAAGATCCAACACAAGTATATGACAACGTTCAGTATTTTGCAGAGCAATTACATCAAATTGGCTATTTAAAGACAGATCCGAATACATTTGCTCAAGACTCATATGCAGAGGTTGATATTAACTTAGGTTTATAAGGATTTTTAAAATGATCTTTGCCCGGAGATTTTCCGGGCAAAAATAAATTAAAATTACAGGAGGTATTCTTATGCCCGGTTTAGCTAAGTTAAGATTGTCAGCACTTCCTGTATTTAAAGTAAAACAACATCATAAAAGGTATAAATTAATATCCGATAAAGAGTGGAAGTTTTCTTTTGTTTTAACACTTGTTGGATTTGTGATTGCCATAGCAGTCAATCTCTTTGTAAAGCAAGTAGCAGATGTCGAAATAAAGACTTATGAAGTTTTAGGAATTCCATTAACTTTTAATTCTTTTTACAGGTTAATTCTTTTAGTGATTGTTTTGCTTTATGCAGGTATTGGTATATTTTCATATTTTGATCCTCTAAGAAAAATAAAGTTTGTGGACAGAACTCCTTTTCGTTTTGCTGTGGGGATTGTCCTTGCTATCTGGGACATATTAGGAACAAAGTATCTGATTTTGCCGCAGCCTTTTTTCCCGGGACCTGCAAAAATTCTCGAACCTTTTCTTATGGAAGGAAAATTTATTTTTGAAAATATGCTTTACTCATTAAAACTCTATGCTGCTGGCTTTTCTATTGGTGTTCTATTAGGTGTTACGACAGGCATTTTAATTGGTTGGTTCCCCAAGGTCTATTACTGGGTATATCCCATATTAAAGATGACCGGTGTCATTCCTGCTGTAGCATGGATGCCTTTTGCCTTGACCCTTTTTCCAACTCCATTTTCGGCAGCAGTTTTTCTCATTGTAATTTGTGCATGGTTTTCTATTGCTTCACTGACTGCTTTGGGGGTACAATCCACACCAAAAGCACAATTTGAAGTAGCCAGAACTCTGGGGGCTAAAACTTCATATCTGGTATTTCATGTGGCAATCCCTCAGGCTATGCCACAGATTTTTACAGGTATAGCCAATGCCAATGGATTTGCTTTTACAACCTTGGTAATGGCAGAGATGATGGGCCAGCCTGGCGGACTGGGATATTATATTAACCTGAGTAAAGTATGGTCTGCTTATTATAAAGTATTTGCTTCTATTTTGATTATGGCAATTCTATTTAGCCTCATTACAAAAGTGCTTAGCTTAATACAGGACTATGTATTGCGCTGGAGGAAAGGATGGGTGAAAGAATGAGCAAGAATTTATCTGTAATCAGTGACATTATTTTGGATATGGAGAATGTAAGCCATACGTATTATGATGATTTAGGCAACCATGTAGAAGCTCTTAAAAACATTAATTTATCTGTTTTTCGTGGAGAATTTCTCTCGATTATAGGTGCTTCCGGGTGTGGAAAAACAACTCTTTTAAGGCTGATTGCAGGTCTCGAAAAACCAGATACGGGAACACTCATCCTTAACGGAGAAGAAATTTCAGAACCCGGTCCGGAACGGGGGTATGTTTTTCAAAACGGAGCCCTTTTTCAGTGGCTGACGATTGAAAAAAATATTGCGACAGGACTTAAAGCACGGGGAGTTTATAAAGAGTATAAAGATCTTGTGGGTCATTATATTGAACTTATAGGCCTAAAGGGATTTGAAAAATCTTATCCTCATCAAATCAGCGGTGGTATGGCACAGCGTGTTGCTATTGCAAGAGCACTTATTAACAATCCTAAAGTATTGCTTCTTGATGAGCCCATGGGAGCTCTGGATTCATTTACCCGTGCGGATATTCAGGATAAATTGCTTGAACTGCACAAGGAAAACAATACAACCATGATTTTAGTGACGCATGATGTGGACGAAGCGATTTATCTTTCAGATCGTATTGTCATTATGACACCTCGGCCTGGAAAAATTAGTGAGATTATGGAGATTAGACTTCCTCATCCGCGACATCGCGGCGGCACGGAATTTCTTGAAATTCGCAGAAGAATATTAGAAAAGCTGAAGCTTGCCAGTGCATTGCCTCAGCCAGAGTATATTATATAAATTTCGATTATATAGACTTTAATAAAGTTTGGAGGACAGAGCTATGAGAAAAGAAATTAGACAAATTGCGATTTATGGAAAAGGTGGTATCGGAAAATCCACCACTACACAAAATCTTACTGCAGCCCTTGCAGAAAGCGGGAAAAAAGTTATGGTGGTTGGGTGCGACCCAAAAGCGGATTCAACAAGACTTCTTTTAGGAGTTCTTGCACAGCGTACCGTTCTTGATACATTACGTGATACAGGAGAAGATGTGGAACTCAGTAATATTTTAAGTATTGGATTTGGGGGTATTAAATGTGTGGAATCTGGAGGGCCAGAACCTGGCGTTGGCTGTGCCGGCCGTGGGATCATTACCTCTGTTGGCTTATTAGAACAGCTTGGTGCTTATACAGAAGACTTAGATTATGTGTTTTATGATGTTCTGGGGGATGTTGTATGCGGTGGCTTTGCGATGCCAATTCGTGAAGGAAAAGCTCAAGAAATTTATATTGTAGCCAGTGGAGAAATGATGGCACTGTATGCCGCAAATAATATTGCAAAAGGAATTGCAAGGTTTGCCCGAAAAGGTGGTGTACGGCTGGGTGGCATCATCTGTAATAGCCGCAATGTAGACAGAGAGATTGAACTTCTTAGAGCTTTTTGCGCGGAATTAGGCACTCAGCTCATTCATTTTGTACCACGGGATAATGTGGTACAGCGTGCAGAAATTAATCGTAAAACCGTTATCGAATATGCACCGGATTCCAAACAAGCGGATGAATATCGTAGTCTCGCCAAAGCAATCGATGAGAACACATATTTTACAATTCCAAAGCCAATGTCCCATGAACGACTAGAAGAAATTTTGCTGGAATATGGACTCATGGATTCCATAAAAGACAATTATGCCATATGATGAACAACCATATAAGGGATTTTTTAACCAGACACTTTCTGATGGGATCAGAGAGTGTTTTTTATATAAAAGCAAAAGTGATTTGGAAAAATATTGAAATTATTTTTGGAATATATTGATTTAAAATATATATAATTCAAGAGATGGCTGAAGTAATAAGCTAGTTAAAATGTATAAATATCATTTAGGTATTCGTTGATAATATATATGTTTTGAATAGTAATAATCAAATAAAGGTGAAAAAATAAAATATTTAATAAATTATCAACAAACTATTGCCTTAATTTTGTAACTATGATATAATTCATATCGGAAACGTTACCGACCTAATCTTGGTAATGTTATCTTTCTATAGAGGTCAGGTGAAGGAATGAACAATTATACTATAAAGGATATAGCAAGGATTGCAGGTGTTGGTGTAACCACTGTGTCCAGAGTTCTCAATAATGGATATGGTGTCAGTAAGGAAACCAGAGCGAAAGTTATGGAGGTTATAGAAAAGTGCAATTATATTCCTAACTCCAATGCGAAGCATTTAAAGCAAGTCACCTCCCAAATCGTATGTATCATTGTAAAGGGTACCTATAATCCTTTTTTCCATGATATGGTTGTGGAACTGCAAAAATGTGTAGAAGCGGAAGGATATATACCCTTAGTGAGTTACATAGATGAAGATGAAAATGAGATCAGATGTGCAAATCAGTTAATAAAGGAAAAGAAGGCTCAGGGCATTATCTTTTTAGGCGGTAGTGCTGTAGACAAAGAAGAGGAATTACATAAATTAAACAGTCCTTGTGTATATGCGACTTCCAGTGCCAGCGACTGTAACGTTTCAGGTGTGAGCAGCGTATCTATCGATGATTGTCTGGAGGCAAGAAGAGCTGTAACTTATTTGCTTGATTCAGGGCATAAAAACATTTTGGTTGTAGGAGGAGCAATTTATCAGAAAGATTTGATGTACAACAGATATCAAGGTGTGTTGGAAGCCTTTGAAGAGCGAAGTATGCATTTTGATAAGAAAAATATGTATATTGAATCGAAGTTTTCCTATGCCGCTGCCTATGAAAGTATGTCCAGTTTTTTAAAGCTGAATAAGCCGATTACAGCAGTATTTGCTATGTCAGATGTCATGGCTATAGGCATTGCCAAATGTGTTATCGATCATGGACTTAAAGTGCCAGAAGATATATCTATTATAGGTTTTGATGGTATTGAACAGGCTTGGTTTTATAATCCGACCATTACAACGATTAAACAACCTTCTGTGGAAATAGCGAAAAAGAGTGTGGCGCTATTAATTAAGACCATTCGAGATAAGGCTTTTTCTCAGCACTTAACCGTTTCAGGAAAGCTTTTAAAAGGCAATTCTGTTAAAGTAATGAGCTAAAAAAGTCTCTGAAAGAGATTTTTAAATAAAAAATATTAAAAATGGAGGGAATATTATGTCAAAAAAACTCAAAAAAGTAATGGCTTTGGTTCTTGCTGCTGTCATGTCAACAGCATTATTTGCAGGATGTGGTAATAAGGGAGCAAGTACTTCTACCGGTAACAGTAGCACTACTACAAGTAGTAATACTCAAGATACAGGTAGCAAAGAAAAAGTTACATTAAAGGTTTGGGGTGCGCAAGAAGAACAACCATTGTTAAAAGAAATGGTTGAATCCTTTAAAGCAGCTCATCCAGAGAAAGAATATGATATTACCCTTGCTGTTGTAAGTGAATCTGACCTTAAAGGTAAGTACTTGGATGACCCGGCAGCTGCAGCTGACGTTTTTGCCTTTGCTAATGACCAGATTTGGGACTTATATAATGCAGGTGCATTATATGAAGTGACCAGAAATAAAGACGCTATTATCAGTGCAAATATTGAAGGTGCAGTAGATGCAGCTACCATTGACGGTAAATTATATGCTTATCCGATGACTGCTGACAACGGATATTTCTTATACTATGACAAGAGCGTTATAAGCGATGAAGAAGCTAAGACATTGGATGGAATTTTAGCAGCGGCTGATAAGGCTGGCAAAAAAGTAGTTATGGACATTTCCAACGGATATTACATAGCTTCCTTCTTCTTTGGAGCAGGCTGTACATTAAAGATTGAAAACGGTAAACAAGTTTGCGATTTCAACAATGCAAATGGACTTAAAGCTGCAGAAGCTATAAAGGCATTTACAGCTCATAATGCTTTTATGACTGGTGATGATCCAGTAATAACTGCTCAGATCGGCGACACAGTAGCAGCAGCTGTTACCGGTACCTGGAATGCAGAAGTTATTAAATCAAAATTAGGCGATAACTTTGGAGTAGCAAAACTTCCAACATATACTTCCGGATCAGAGCAAATTCAGATGGGCAGCTTTATGGGTTACAAGCTGGTTGGTGTAAACAGCCAGACCAAATTCCCGGTAGATGCTATGGATTTTGCTGAATGGATTACTAATGAAGAAAATCAGAAACTTAGATATGAAAAGAGAGGTTTAGGACCTTCAAATAAGAACGTTGCTGAAAGCGAAGCAGTTAAATCCAATCCTGTATTAGGTGCATTGGCAGAACAAAGTAAATATGCTGTTTCACAAAAAGATGTACTTGGTAGTTACTGGACACCAGCTGAAGCTTTTGGAGCAGCTTTGGAAGCAAAAGACTACTCAAAATCTCTTCAAGAACTATTGGATGAAATGGTAGCGCAAATTCAACAATAGATTTTCCTGATGAGAAAAACGGCTGGAACTATTTCTGGCTGTTTTTCTATTAGATTTCTTATATTTATATATGTTGGAGGTATATATGGAAGATATTAATGTATCCAAAGAGATCAGCAATGACAAATCCCTCTTTCTTAAAGCCTTGAAAAAAGGTGATCTTGTAACAAAATTAAGCTTCATTATTATGGGCTTGGGATGCATTTTAAGAGGACAGATCGTAAAAGGATTGTTTTATCTTGCTCTTCAGGTATGCTTTATCGTATACATATTAAATAGCGGATGGTATTATTTAAGTAATCTGACTACACTGGGAAAATTCGAGCAATACCAGATATGGAATGAGGAACTTCAGATCTATGAATATAAACCTGGAGACAACTCCATGTTAATTTTGCTGTTTGGTGTTGTTAGCTTATTTATAATTGCTGCAATAATTGTGATGTATATTAAAAGTGTTAAGCAAGCTTATAGGTGCGAATTGTTAAGAAAGGCGGGAAAGAAGCCTTCCACTTTTATAGAAGATGTAAAAGATCTATTCGATAAAAATTTTCATATGACATTATTGACTTTTCCTACGATCGCAGTAACACTTACAATCATTATGCCGCTTACTTTTATGATTTTGATGGCATTCACAAACTTTGACAGGAACCACCAACCGCCGGGAAAGCTCTTTACCTGGGTTGGATTTGAGAATTTCAGGAACATCATCTGGACGAATCCTCAGATGTCCACAACTTTTGTCGGTATTTTAATTTGGACTTTTATATGGGCTTTTTTTGCTACATTTAGTAACTATATTCTTGGAATGCTTTTAGCGATAATTATCAATAAGAAAGGAATTAAGTTTAAAGGATTCTGGAGAACCTTATTTGTATTGACTGTTGCAGTTCCCCAGTTCGTATCATTAATGCTTATGTCCAGAGTCTTCCAGGATCAGGGGATTGCCAATGTAATTCTGCAGAACTTAGGACTTATTAAGACTCCTATTAAGTTTTTGACCGATGGAGACATTGCAAAGATACTTGTAATATTAGTTAATATATGGATTGGGGTTCCCTATACTATGTTGATCACATCAGGAATTCTTATGAATATTCCTGATGACTTGTATGAAAGCGCAAAGATTGATGGCGCTGGCCCTGTAACAGCTTTTATAAAAATTACGTTACCATACATGCTCTTTGTGACAACTCCATATTTAATCACTCAGTTTGTTGGAAACATTAACAACTTTAACGTTATATATTTGTTGACTGAAGGAAAGCCATTCTCTCTTAGCTACTATCAGGCAGGAGAAACAGATTTGCTTGTGACTTGGCTGTATAAACTTACTGTAAATGAACAGAACTATTCTCTTGCATCTACTATAGGGATCATCATATTTTTAATCAGTGCATCATTATCACTCATTGCCTATAATAGATCTGCATCTATTCAAAAGGAGGATACTTTCCAATGATCAATCAAAATAAATCTAATGAAGTAAGAACTGGTTATGGCATGAGAAATAAAATAGCCAATGCCATAATCTATGTTATTTTAACAGTGCTAGGCATACTCTGGATTATTCCGTTGGTATGGCTTATTCTTCAGTCTTTACGAGAAGAACCGGGCGCATACACCTCCTATGTTTTGCCTAAAAACTATACACTAGATAATTATATCAGACTGTTTACTGAGACCGATTTGTTCAATTATCCCAGATGGTTTATGAATACCTTGATAGTGGCAATATTTAGTTGTATTTTATCTACTTTATTGGTTTTAAGCATTAGTTATGCTTTCAGTAGATTGAAATTTAAAGCAAGAAAACCTATGATGAATGTAGCTTTGATTTTACGTATGTTTCCGGGGTTTATGTCCATTGTCGCTGTTTATCATATACTGAAGGCTGTAGGATTAGACCAATCCCTGGCGGCTTTAGTGATCGTGTATTCTGGTGGAGCTGCTTTGGAGTATTTGATTGCCAAAGGATTCTTTGATACGATTCCTAAGGCTTTAGACGAGGCTGCAATTATAGATGGAGCAACTCAAAGCCAAGTATTTTGGCAGGTTACATTGCCGCTTTCAAAACCAATTGTTACTTATACTGTGTTGACATCTTTCATAGCTCCCTGGATAGACTTTATATTTGTCAGTGTCATTATGAAAGATAATTATCAGAATTACACAATTGCCCTTGGATTACATCAGATGATTTCAAGAGAAAATCTCTACAATTATTTCACGCGTTTCTGTGCAGGTGCAGTATTAATTGCGATACCTATTACAATTTTATTTATCATTATGCAGAAGAACTACGTAGAAGGTGTAACCGGAGGTTCTGTAAAAGGTTAAGGTGTGTTGGAGGAGCTTAAATATGAGAAAAGTCCTGGGGATTATATTGTGCTTTGTTATGCTTCTTATGGGTGGGTGCAGTGATCATTTGCAGGTTAATCTTATAGATGACAATTATAGAAATTATTATGAAATTTTTGTTCGTTCTTTTTATGATTCAGATGGAGATGGTATTGGTGATATCAGAGGCATAACAGAGAAGCTGGACTATTTAAAAGATAATGATTTCAAAACTAAAAAAGACTTGGGGATAGATGGGATATGGCTTATGCCTATAATGCCATCTCCCACCTATCATAAGTATGACGTTACGGACTATTATTCCATAGATCCTCAATATGGGACCATGGAGGATTTTGAAGAATTAATCAGGAAGTGCAATGAAAGAGGTATTAAGGTAATTATTGATTTGGTTGTAAACCATACCTCTGCACAGCATCCATGGTTTTTATCCGCAAAGAAAAGTTTAGGGATAGACCCCTGTGGCCAGGAAGTGTGTTCATATCCTGAATTATGCAGGGAGCACAATCCATATGTCAAATATTATAATTTCTCTCAGGAGCAAAAGGCTGGATATCACTCGGTAGATATGCCTTCAGGCTGGTATTATGAAGGCCAGTTCTGGGACCAGATGCCGGATTTGAACCTGGACAATCCAGAAGTAAGAAAGGAAATCGAAAACATAGGGAAATTTTGGATAGAAAAAGGAGTTGCTGGGTTCAGAGTAGATGCAGTTACTTCTTTTTACACTGGAAATACTACAAAAAGTGTGGAATTCTTAAAAGATTTTAATGAGAGAATGGAAGCTTATAAGAAGGATGTTTATATAGTTGGTGAAGTATGGTCGGATGCAGGTACTATATCTGAATATTATAAGAGTGGAGCAGACAGCTTCTTTAACTTTCCTTTTGCAGATAATAGCGGAAAAATAGTTTCTGTGATAAGAAATAGAGACGGTGTTGGATTTAGTAAGTCCCTGGAAGAATGGCAGAGTAAAATAAAAAGTATAGATGAGGATGCTATTGATGCACCTTTTATATCCAATCATGATCAAAGCAGAAGTGCAGGATTTTTAGCTCAGAATCTTGTTCATATGAAAATGGCTGCCAGTCTTTATCAGTTGATGCCAGGGAATACCTTCATATATTATGGCGAAGAAATAGGAATGATTGGTTCAGGCAAAGATGAAAATAAGAGATTGCCTATGGTATGGTCTGTTACAAATCAAAAAGGGATTACTGAAGCACCGCCATATGCAGATTATACAGGAACGATAGAGGCTGGCGTTGCCGAACAAGAGAAAGATCAGAACTCCTTGCTTCAATTTTATAAGGAACTTATAAGAATAAAAAATGAAAATCCTGAAATTCAGAGAGGAAAAGTAACTTCCTTAGATTTGGAGAATCCTGCGGTGTGTGCTTACAGTTTGGAATATAATGGTTCCAAGATATATGTTATTCATAATCTGGCAGATGAACAGGCAGATTTAGATCTAAGTGGAGATAAGTATTCTGATCTTAAGATCAGGGGGGAATTAAAAACCAATGGCGGAAAGATTACCTTGAAAAATGGTAGGCTGACGATGCCTTCCATGTCAACAGTGGTTCTGAAGTATTAAAATTCATGAATACGTATAAAAAAGCAAGCTGCAAAACTATTAGGTTTTGCAGCTTGCTTTTTTAGTATATAGGAAATTCTTTCGAGTTTCCTATATACTAAAAACCTTCCGGCAGAATGCGCATTCGCGCAAGAATTTTACAAGGAAAACTCAATTTTATTGCATAATTACAAATAATTGTTATTTCGATACTGAGTAGGGGTAATTCCAGTAAAAGCTTTAAAGGTTCGGGTAAAATGACTTTGATCATAAAAGCCTAGAAGCAGTGCAATATCCAAAATACTCTTGTTGGTGCTTAATAAATAGGACTTTGCCCTTTCTATTTTGATTTTTTTAGAATACTGCATAATGGTCATGCCCATTTTACCTTTAAAACACTTTGAAGCATAACTCATGGAGATATCCAGGTCCTTTGCCAACTTTTCCAGGGAGACATGGTTTTCGATATTTACGTGCAGATATTGAAGAATCTTATTGACAATAAAGGTATCTGTAACTACTGCATCATAGATAAGAAGATCCAAGTATTTTGAAGCGATCTCCAGTTCTAAAGCTTGAAGCTCTTTTATGGTGGATGCTTTAAAAATTTTCATGTAAAACTTGTTGTAAAGGTCACTGAAGCTTTCCTTAAAGGTGGCTTTTGCTAAAACTTCTCTGATAAAAACGATGTTCCACATAAAAAGGTCATTTTTTTTATGTTCAAATAAAATGTCATTTTCAAGTTCTTCTTTATGTTTATTTTTTATTAATTCAATAATGGCATCTTTTGAATTAGATTCTACAAGCAATGAAATGATAGGACTAAAGAAATATTTATCCGAAATAAAGCCATCCAGAGGCATAAAATCACTCCCTTGATAAGAAACTGATTTGCTTTAATGTAACATGATACAAAAATACTGGTCAATAGAAAATGGAAAATTTGATACAAAAAATACTAAATATATACAAATGTTCTAAGATGGCTTTGATATAATACTTTTGAAAGATACGAATTATAAATTTCATGGAGAGGGAAACGATATGAATAAACACGCGATATTTCACATTACTACCGCTCCTTATGCTTATGCAAAAGATAAGGATACACTAAGTCTCAGAGTTCGAACAGCAAAAAATGATATGAGAGAGGTAAAGGTACATTATAAATGCAGATATGACTGGCAAAATCCTTTTAAAGAAAAAACGATGAAACTTTTTGCACAAACGGATCTCTTTGATTTTTATGAAGCAGATGTGCAAATAGAAAAGAACAGATACAGATATTATTTTGAGTTCATTGATCGGGAAGGAAATCAATTATATCTGGATGAAAGAGGACTTCAGGAAGAACTTATAGAAGGTCCAGAGATCCCAGGTTTTCAATATGCTTATATTGGA from Defluviitalea raffinosedens carries:
- a CDS encoding ABC transporter ATP-binding protein — its product is MGERMSKNLSVISDIILDMENVSHTYYDDLGNHVEALKNINLSVFRGEFLSIIGASGCGKTTLLRLIAGLEKPDTGTLILNGEEISEPGPERGYVFQNGALFQWLTIEKNIATGLKARGVYKEYKDLVGHYIELIGLKGFEKSYPHQISGGMAQRVAIARALINNPKVLLLDEPMGALDSFTRADIQDKLLELHKENNTTMILVTHDVDEAIYLSDRIVIMTPRPGKISEIMEIRLPHPRHRGGTEFLEIRRRILEKLKLASALPQPEYII
- a CDS encoding LacI family DNA-binding transcriptional regulator, which codes for MNNYTIKDIARIAGVGVTTVSRVLNNGYGVSKETRAKVMEVIEKCNYIPNSNAKHLKQVTSQIVCIIVKGTYNPFFHDMVVELQKCVEAEGYIPLVSYIDEDENEIRCANQLIKEKKAQGIIFLGGSAVDKEEELHKLNSPCVYATSSASDCNVSGVSSVSIDDCLEARRAVTYLLDSGHKNILVVGGAIYQKDLMYNRYQGVLEAFEERSMHFDKKNMYIESKFSYAAAYESMSSFLKLNKPITAVFAMSDVMAIGIAKCVIDHGLKVPEDISIIGFDGIEQAWFYNPTITTIKQPSVEIAKKSVALLIKTIRDKAFSQHLTVSGKLLKGNSVKVMS
- a CDS encoding O-acetylhomoserine aminocarboxypropyltransferase/cysteine synthase family protein, which codes for MANDSKKKEYRFDTKKLRAGYDPKEHNYAVSPPIYQTTSFDFRDVEHAKALFGLRELGNLYTRVGNPTVAVLEQRVAALDGASGAIALASGMAAISYTLLNVAEGGGRILTSPYLYGGSTDSFKKVYPKFGIHFDYAKNLENPEKLAEEIKPDTKAIYVESISNPSGVLLDIDAIAEVAHAHGIPLIVDNTVATPYLYNPIAHGADIVVYSATKGLTGHGNVIAGLVLESGKFNWQSDKFPHFSEKLYTLRDIHENNRSYLEIFPEFPFTARIRFNYLNYFGAALSPFDAYLVLIGLETLSERVAKQVKNAEILAEYLKNHKYVEWVRYPGLKESPYYELAKRDFPKGAGGLLAFGFKGTTAQREAFLDAVELFKYHVNIGDARSLIVNSPQTTHSELEPDEKKIADIPENLIRISAGLEDPEDLIADLEQAFEKAYV
- a CDS encoding ABC transporter substrate-binding protein, producing MRKMKKLTKILVSISVLTLMFSGCGKQAATETQTQTNNNVAESSTEYKYGKIDIPGKDGSLCGAPIYIAYEKGFFKEQGFDVNLISADFETRKIGLNNGTIPIVNGDFQFFPSIENGVKVKVVDGLHYGCIKLIVPKDSSIQTVQDLKGKKISVDEIGGTPHQVASVWLEKNGISAKQEDGEVTFLPFSDGNLAIEALNKGDVDVAALWDPFGSVQEKTGNYRVILDISKDDPFAGKYCCFLYASEKLLNESPEKVAALLRAYRAAQNWIAENPEEAVDIIINGKYAQIEDRDLAIQLIKSYKYPTASDREKDPTQVYDNVQYFAEQLHQIGYLKTDPNTFAQDSYAEVDINLGL
- a CDS encoding ABC transporter permease, producing the protein MPGLAKLRLSALPVFKVKQHHKRYKLISDKEWKFSFVLTLVGFVIAIAVNLFVKQVADVEIKTYEVLGIPLTFNSFYRLILLVIVLLYAGIGIFSYFDPLRKIKFVDRTPFRFAVGIVLAIWDILGTKYLILPQPFFPGPAKILEPFLMEGKFIFENMLYSLKLYAAGFSIGVLLGVTTGILIGWFPKVYYWVYPILKMTGVIPAVAWMPFALTLFPTPFSAAVFLIVICAWFSIASLTALGVQSTPKAQFEVARTLGAKTSYLVFHVAIPQAMPQIFTGIANANGFAFTTLVMAEMMGQPGGLGYYINLSKVWSAYYKVFASILIMAILFSLITKVLSLIQDYVLRWRKGWVKE
- a CDS encoding extracellular solute-binding protein, yielding MSKKLKKVMALVLAAVMSTALFAGCGNKGASTSTGNSSTTTSSNTQDTGSKEKVTLKVWGAQEEQPLLKEMVESFKAAHPEKEYDITLAVVSESDLKGKYLDDPAAAADVFAFANDQIWDLYNAGALYEVTRNKDAIISANIEGAVDAATIDGKLYAYPMTADNGYFLYYDKSVISDEEAKTLDGILAAADKAGKKVVMDISNGYYIASFFFGAGCTLKIENGKQVCDFNNANGLKAAEAIKAFTAHNAFMTGDDPVITAQIGDTVAAAVTGTWNAEVIKSKLGDNFGVAKLPTYTSGSEQIQMGSFMGYKLVGVNSQTKFPVDAMDFAEWITNEENQKLRYEKRGLGPSNKNVAESEAVKSNPVLGALAEQSKYAVSQKDVLGSYWTPAEAFGAALEAKDYSKSLQELLDEMVAQIQQ